A window of the Cynocephalus volans isolate mCynVol1 chromosome 10, mCynVol1.pri, whole genome shotgun sequence genome harbors these coding sequences:
- the LOC134387392 gene encoding zinc finger protein 585A-like, whose product MNRNVPLQGSVSFRDVAIDFNTEEWQHMDSAQRNLYWDVMLETYSHLLSVGYLVPKTEVFILERGKDPWSLRAESPHQRCPGECDPGEKLWDHNQYGKILSYKQAPSQHQKIHTGEKSYECADVGKIFTQKSQRNVHLKVRTGRTLYVCTECGKAFVRKPEFIVHEKTHSREKPYKCNECGKSFFQVSSLFRHRRIHTGEKLYECHECGKAFNQKSILSVHQKIHTGEKPYVCTECGRAFMWKSNFITHQRIHTGERPYRCSYCGKSFTSKPQLLVHHGVHTGEKPYVCAECGKAFSGRSTLSNHQKTHTGEKPYICSECGKTFRQKIELITHHRIHTGEKPYECSDCGKSFTSKSQLLVHQPVHTGEKPYVCAECGKAFSGRSNLSNHHKTHTGEKPYICSACGKTFRQKSELIRHHRIHTGEKPYECSDCGKSFTSKSQLLVHQRIHTGEKPYVCAECGKAFTDRSNLNKHQTTHTGDKPYKCAVCGKGFVQKSVLSMHQSIHTREQLKKHR is encoded by the exons ATGAACAGGAATGTGCCCTTGCAGGGATCAGTGTCCTTCAGGGATGTGGCTATAGATTTCAACACAGAGGAATGGCAGCACATGGACAGCGCTCAGAGAAACCTGTACTGGGATGTAATGCTGGAGACCTACAGCCACCTGCTGTCAGTAG GGTATCTAGTTCCCAAAACAGAGGTTTTCATATTGGAACGAGGAAAGGATCCGTGGTCATTGCGGGCTGAGAGCCCACATCAGAGATGTCCAGGTGAGTGTGATCCAG GAGAGAAATTATGGGATCATAATCAATATGGAAAAATCCTCAGTTATAAACAAGCTCCCTCTCAACATCAGAAaattcatacaggagagaaatcCTATGAATGTGCTGATGTTGGGAAGATCTTCACTCAGAAGTCACAGCGCAACGTACATCTTAAAGTTCGTACAGGAAGAACACTCTATGTATGTACTGAATGTGGGAAGGCTTTTGTACGGAAACCAGAATTTATTGTACATGAGAAAACCCACAGTAGAGAGAAGCCCTATAAATGCAATGAATGTGGAAAATCCTTTTTCCAAGTATCATCTCTCTTCAGGCAtcggagaattcatactggagaaaaactcTATGAATGccatgaatgtgggaaagccttcaacCAGAAATCAATCCTCAGTGTGCATCAGAAaattcatacaggagagaaaccctatgtaTGTACTGAGTGTGGAAGAGCCTTCATGTGGAAGTCAAACTTTATTactcatcagagaattcatactggagagagacCTTATCGGTGCAGTTACTGTGGGAAATCCTTTACCTCCAAGCCACAGCTTCTGGTGCATCACGGagttcacacaggagagaagccctatgtgtgtgctgaatgtgggaaagcctttagtgGCAGGTCAACTCTGAGTAACCACCAGAAAACTCATACTGGGGAAAAGCCCTACATTTGTTCTGAGTGTGGGAAGACCTTCAGACAGAAGATAGAGTTGATTACACATCatagaattcatactggagagaaaccttatgaatgcaGTGACTGTGGGAAATCCTTTACCTCCAAGTCTCAGCTTCTGGTGCATCAGCCagttcacacaggagagaagccctatgtgtgtgctgaatgtgggaaagcctttagtgGCAGGTCAAATCTGAGTAACCACCACAAAACTCATACTGGGGAAAAGCCCTACATTTGTTCTGCATGTGGGAAGACTTTCAGACAGAAGTCAGAGTTGATTAGACATCatagaattcatactggagagaaaccttatgaatgcaGTGATTGTGGGAAATCCTTTACCTCCAAGTCTCAGCTTCTGGTACATCAGCgaattcacacaggagagaagccctatgtGTGTGCTgagtgtgggaaggccttcaCCGACAGGTCCAATTTGAACAAACACCAGACCACACACACTGGAGACAAACCCTACAAGTGTGCAGTCTGTGGGAAAGGCTTTGTTCAGAAATCAGTGCTGAGCATGCATCAGAGTATTCATACTCGTGAGCAACTGAAAAAACATCGCTGA